Proteins from a genomic interval of Orbaceae bacterium lpD02:
- a CDS encoding fimbrial protein, whose protein sequence is MTAGGTTIITPSCSVVSGAEQNVYLEPVSYTKLKTVGATTGDTNFSIRTRCSGGGDAVKDSGYRHVYMAFSGTTPSNLSNSDGVLINDVSSNGAIGIGIQVLDSNKKALVFEKKYNAGSLVLTGNYFYTFNYTARYYRYGSDIMPGAVESKMIFNITYE, encoded by the coding sequence ATGACAGCAGGAGGGACGACAATTATCACCCCTTCTTGCTCTGTGGTAAGTGGTGCAGAGCAAAATGTCTACTTAGAACCAGTAAGCTATACAAAACTAAAAACGGTAGGGGCGACGACTGGGGATACTAATTTTTCAATTCGGACTCGATGTAGTGGGGGCGGAGACGCAGTCAAAGATTCTGGTTATCGTCATGTCTATATGGCTTTTTCAGGTACGACCCCGTCTAATTTATCTAACTCAGACGGGGTGTTAATTAACGATGTTAGTTCTAATGGCGCAATAGGCATTGGAATTCAAGTTTTAGATAGCAACAAAAAAGCACTTGTTTTTGAAAAAAAATACAATGCTGGATCATTAGTATTAACCGGTAACTATTTTTATACTTTTAATTATACTGCGCGCTATTATCGATATGGTAGCGATATTATGCCTGGCGCAGTCGAATCCAAGATGATTTTTAATATCACCTATGAATAG
- the ruvC gene encoding crossover junction endodeoxyribonuclease RuvC, which translates to MSIILGIDPGSRLTGYGVIRQVGRQLTYLGSGCIRTSADDMPTRLKRIYAGVSEIILQFQPNMFAIEQVFMAKNADSALKLGQARGVAIVAAVNCDLPVFEYAARLVKQSVVGTGAADKKQVQHMVKMLLKLPASPQADAADALAIAITHSHSYQNLVKNYK; encoded by the coding sequence ATGTCGATTATATTAGGCATTGATCCTGGTTCGCGCTTGACGGGCTACGGTGTTATCCGTCAAGTGGGTAGACAATTAACTTATCTCGGCAGTGGCTGTATTCGCACGTCTGCCGACGATATGCCAACTCGCTTAAAGCGCATTTATGCAGGTGTTAGCGAAATTATTTTACAGTTTCAGCCTAACATGTTTGCAATAGAGCAAGTCTTTATGGCTAAAAATGCCGATTCTGCACTTAAATTAGGCCAAGCACGAGGTGTGGCTATTGTTGCGGCAGTAAATTGTGATTTACCTGTGTTTGAATATGCAGCAAGGCTAGTAAAACAATCGGTAGTCGGTACTGGCGCGGCCGATAAAAAACAAGTTCAACATATGGTCAAAATGTTACTTAAGTTACCCGCAAGTCCGCAAGCTGATGCGGCAGACGCGTTAGCTATTGCCATTACTCATTCTCATAGCTATCAAAATTTAGTTAAAAATTATAAATAA
- the ruvA gene encoding Holliday junction branch migration protein RuvA, translating into MIGRLRGIIVEKQPPEVLIEVNGVGYEVMMPMTCFYELPDNGQEAIILTHFIVREDAQLLYGFNNKQERLLFRELIKVNGVGPKLALAILSGMSATQFVGAVEQGEIKTLVKLPGVGMKTAERLVVEMKDRFKNFGGELLNQTIPHDSKDKSVQALRSSSQVESEAISALVALGYKPPEASRIISKVIKPDMDSETLIKEALKSAL; encoded by the coding sequence ATGATTGGTCGTTTACGTGGCATCATTGTTGAAAAGCAACCTCCAGAAGTCCTTATTGAAGTTAATGGGGTTGGTTATGAAGTAATGATGCCGATGACGTGTTTTTATGAGCTGCCTGACAATGGACAAGAAGCGATTATTTTAACTCATTTTATTGTTCGAGAAGATGCTCAATTACTATATGGTTTTAATAATAAGCAAGAGAGATTACTTTTTCGTGAATTAATTAAAGTTAATGGTGTTGGCCCCAAATTAGCGTTAGCCATATTATCCGGCATGTCGGCGACTCAGTTTGTCGGCGCGGTTGAACAGGGTGAAATCAAAACATTAGTCAAACTCCCTGGCGTTGGAATGAAAACCGCTGAGCGATTAGTTGTTGAAATGAAAGATCGTTTTAAAAATTTTGGAGGTGAGCTACTCAATCAAACCATTCCACATGATAGCAAAGATAAATCCGTACAAGCACTACGCTCATCTAGCCAAGTTGAAAGTGAAGCGATTTCAGCTCTTGTTGCTTTAGGCTATAAACCACCAGAAGCAAGCCGAATTATAAGTAAAGTGATTAAACCAGATATGGATAGTGAAACATTAATTAAAGAAGCATTAAAGTCAGCATTATAA
- a CDS encoding fimbrial protein — translation MKLGVKFFLIFNLFFVAQCFAACTRYNDVPAGIVYIDMGTVIVNPNLNVGDVIAEKSFPFGEVGVAFYCYGGDMIEGAINTSLFISNNNKVYQTNVSGVGIKIARDRNIYPYNYVAQRERQINVVAGNIIVTLYKTAEFVGSGPLSSGNYTSYGIPGATLSTSALSSYMTEGGTSIVTPSCSVVSGAEQNVYLEPVSYTKLKTVGATTGDTNFAIRTRCSGGGEGVNDSSGYSHVYMTFSGTIPSNLSNSDGVLVNDISSNGATGIGIQVLDSNKQALVFEKKYNAGSLALTGNYFYTFNYTARYYRYGNNIMPGAVESKMIFNITYE, via the coding sequence ATGAAATTAGGAGTAAAATTTTTTTTAATTTTTAATTTATTTTTTGTTGCTCAATGTTTTGCGGCTTGTACTCGGTATAATGATGTTCCAGCAGGAATAGTATATATAGATATGGGAACGGTAATTGTTAATCCCAATTTAAATGTTGGTGATGTGATCGCTGAGAAATCATTTCCATTTGGTGAAGTAGGGGTCGCATTTTATTGCTATGGAGGCGATATGATTGAGGGTGCTATAAATACTAGTTTATTTATTAGTAATAACAATAAGGTATATCAAACAAATGTCTCTGGTGTGGGAATAAAAATAGCAAGGGATCGTAACATTTATCCCTACAATTATGTAGCTCAAAGAGAACGGCAAATCAACGTAGTAGCGGGCAACATTATTGTTACATTATATAAAACAGCTGAATTTGTCGGTAGTGGTCCCCTTTCCAGTGGTAACTACACCTCTTATGGTATTCCTGGCGCAACCCTTTCTACATCGGCATTATCAAGTTATATGACAGAAGGTGGGACGTCAATTGTTACTCCTTCTTGTTCGGTCGTGAGTGGGGCTGAGCAAAATGTCTACTTAGAACCAGTAAGCTATACAAAGCTTAAAACTGTAGGAGCAACGACTGGAGATACTAACTTTGCAATTCGGACTCGATGTAGCGGAGGCGGAGAGGGAGTAAATGATTCTTCGGGTTATAGTCATGTCTATATGACGTTTTCAGGCACGATCCCATCTAATTTATCTAATTCAGATGGGGTACTAGTTAATGATATTAGTTCTAATGGTGCAACGGGTATTGGTATACAAGTTTTAGATAGCAACAAACAAGCGCTTGTTTTTGAAAAAAAATATAATGCAGGATCATTAGCATTAACGGGTAACTATTTTTATACCTTTAATTACACTGCGCGCTATTATCGATATGGTAATAACATTATGCCAGGAGCAGTTGAATCTAAGATGATTTTTAATATAACTTATGAATAA
- a CDS encoding lipoprotein, translating into MMRIFLSILLLICLLSACGLKGPLYAPDKQTITLMFSSPLFYRVA; encoded by the coding sequence ATGATGAGAATATTTTTATCGATTTTATTACTTATTTGTTTATTAAGCGCCTGTGGTTTAAAAGGGCCGCTTTATGCACCAGACAAACAGACCATCACATTAATGTTTAGTTCTCCTTTATTTTATCGAGTAGCTTAA
- a CDS encoding YebC/PmpR family DNA-binding transcriptional regulator — translation MAGHSKWANTKHRKAAQDAKRGKIFTKIIRELVTAAKIGGGDPASNPRLRAAMDKALSNNMTRDTMNRAIARGVGGEDDSNMETIIYEGYGPAGTAVMVECLSDNRNRTVSEVRHAFTKTGGNLGTDGSVSYLFTKKGVISYPTGVNEDQVMDAALDAGADDVVTYDDGAIDVFTTPESFGDVKDALDASGLISESAEVSMIPATKIDLDIESAPKLLRLIDMLEDCDDVQEVYHNGEVSDEVAATL, via the coding sequence ATGGCAGGTCACAGTAAGTGGGCTAATACCAAACATCGAAAAGCTGCGCAAGATGCCAAGCGCGGTAAAATTTTTACCAAAATTATTCGTGAGCTAGTTACGGCCGCTAAAATTGGTGGCGGCGATCCAGCGTCGAACCCTCGTTTACGTGCTGCAATGGATAAAGCATTGTCAAATAACATGACTCGCGACACCATGAATCGCGCTATTGCGCGCGGTGTTGGTGGTGAAGATGATAGTAATATGGAAACTATCATTTATGAAGGTTATGGCCCAGCAGGTACTGCTGTGATGGTTGAGTGTTTAAGTGATAACCGTAATCGTACCGTTTCAGAGGTTCGCCATGCCTTTACTAAAACTGGGGGCAATTTAGGAACAGATGGCTCAGTATCGTATTTATTTACTAAAAAAGGCGTTATTTCCTACCCAACAGGTGTAAATGAAGATCAGGTTATGGACGCAGCACTTGATGCTGGTGCTGATGATGTGGTTACCTATGATGATGGTGCCATTGATGTATTTACTACACCAGAGTCATTTGGTGACGTCAAAGATGCATTGGATGCCTCGGGTTTAATTTCTGAATCCGCTGAAGTGTCGATGATTCCTGCGACAAAAATCGATCTTGATATTGAGTCTGCACCTAAATTATTACGCCTTATTGATATGCTTGAAGATTGTGATGATGTGCAGGAAGTTTACCATAATGGTGAAGTTTCTGATGAGGTTGCTGCGACACTATAA
- the dapF gene encoding diaminopimelate epimerase, with amino-acid sequence MNFSKMHGLGNDFMVVDSITQNVHLSPETIRRLADRNTGVGFDQLLLVEPPYSPDTDFHYRIFNADGSEVEQCGNGARCFARFVILKGLTKKRVLKVSTQKGIIILTVNPNDTVKVDMGEPCFDPSKVPFKAIKEEKTYIIRAQEQTILCGVASIGNPHCVIQVDDVLTANVAILGPLLESHERFPEKANIGFMQIVDRNNIRLRVFERGVGETQACGTGACAAVAVGIRQGLLAEKVKVSLPGGELLIEWLGNCFSLFMIGSATHVYDGFISL; translated from the coding sequence ATGAATTTTTCCAAGATGCATGGTTTAGGTAATGATTTCATGGTTGTTGATAGCATTACTCAAAATGTTCATTTATCACCAGAAACCATCAGACGACTTGCCGATAGAAACACTGGCGTTGGTTTCGACCAATTATTACTAGTCGAGCCCCCATATTCCCCCGATACTGATTTTCACTATCGCATCTTCAATGCTGACGGGAGTGAGGTTGAACAGTGTGGTAATGGAGCACGTTGTTTTGCACGATTTGTAATATTAAAAGGATTGACCAAAAAGCGAGTATTAAAAGTAAGTACACAAAAAGGCATTATTATCTTAACGGTTAATCCTAATGATACTGTCAAAGTTGATATGGGGGAACCCTGTTTTGATCCGAGCAAAGTTCCTTTTAAAGCGATTAAAGAAGAAAAAACTTATATTATTCGAGCACAAGAACAAACTATTTTATGCGGAGTAGCCTCAATAGGTAATCCACATTGTGTAATACAAGTTGACGATGTATTGACAGCTAACGTTGCAATACTTGGTCCTTTACTAGAAAGCCACGAGCGATTCCCTGAAAAGGCAAATATTGGTTTTATGCAAATTGTTGATCGTAATAATATCCGTTTACGCGTTTTTGAGCGAGGGGTAGGGGAAACTCAAGCATGTGGTACAGGAGCATGTGCTGCAGTTGCTGTGGGTATTCGTCAGGGGCTATTAGCAGAAAAAGTTAAGGTCAGTTTACCCGGAGGTGAGTTACTTATTGAGTGGCTAGGTAATTGCTTTTCATTATTTATGATTGGTAGTGCAACTCACGTTTATGATGGCTTTATTTCTTTATAA
- the ruvB gene encoding Holliday junction branch migration DNA helicase RuvB — translation MIEADRLISPAVQKEEETIDRAIRPKYLDEYIGQPHVREQMKIFIQAAKQRGDALDHLLIFGPPGLGKTTLANIVANELNVNLRTTSGPVLEKAGDLAAMLTNLEPHDVLFIDEIHRLSPVVEEILYPAMEDYQLDIMIGEGPAARSIKIDLPPFTLIGATTRAGSLTSPLRDRFGIVQRLEFYQVADLEYIVSRSAKFLGMDLSAEGAHHIAKRSRGTPRIANRLLRRVRDYADVKSNGIVDAEIATQALNMLDVDIEGFDFMDRKLLLAIIEKFMGGPVGLDNLAAAIGEERETIEDVLEPFLIQQGYIQRTPRGRIATPHAYRHFGIIHSDKS, via the coding sequence ATGATTGAAGCAGATCGTTTAATATCACCAGCAGTACAAAAAGAAGAAGAGACGATTGATCGTGCAATTCGGCCTAAATATTTGGATGAATATATCGGTCAGCCACATGTGCGCGAACAGATGAAGATTTTTATTCAGGCAGCCAAACAACGTGGTGACGCGCTCGATCATTTACTTATTTTTGGACCGCCAGGGCTAGGTAAAACCACATTAGCTAATATTGTTGCCAATGAACTTAATGTAAATTTGAGAACCACATCCGGCCCAGTACTCGAGAAAGCAGGTGATTTAGCCGCCATGCTCACCAATCTCGAACCGCATGATGTGCTATTTATTGACGAAATCCATCGCTTGTCACCCGTTGTCGAAGAAATACTTTATCCAGCGATGGAAGACTATCAACTCGATATTATGATTGGAGAAGGCCCCGCTGCCCGATCAATTAAAATTGATTTACCACCGTTTACCTTGATTGGCGCAACAACTCGTGCCGGCTCCTTAACATCGCCGCTTCGAGATCGTTTTGGTATAGTACAACGCCTTGAATTTTATCAAGTCGCTGATTTAGAGTATATAGTTAGTCGCAGTGCTAAATTTTTAGGTATGGACTTATCGGCAGAAGGTGCCCACCATATTGCAAAACGTTCGCGTGGAACCCCTCGTATTGCGAATCGTTTATTACGTCGGGTGCGAGATTATGCCGATGTCAAATCAAATGGTATTGTTGATGCGGAGATCGCAACTCAGGCACTAAATATGCTAGATGTCGATATTGAGGGATTTGATTTTATGGATCGCAAATTACTACTCGCTATAATTGAAAAATTTATGGGTGGGCCAGTTGGTTTAGATAATTTGGCTGCAGCCATTGGCGAGGAACGAGAGACAATCGAAGATGTACTAGAACCTTTTCTTATTCAACAAGGCTATATCCAGAGAACACCAAGAGGTAGGATAGCCACACCTCATGCTTATCGTCACTTCGGTATTATTCATAGCGATAAATCATAA
- the lysA gene encoding diaminopimelate decarboxylase, with the protein MNFLNYQHGKLFAHGHAIAELAKQYGTPLYVYSQSYIEKQWIEFDNALKGRKHLICYAIKANSNLAILNALVKLGSGFDIVSQGELERTLKAGADPKKIVFSGVAKSITEIKRALAVGIKCFNVESEAELDRIQDIAKQLNKIAPISLRINPDVDAKTHPYISTGLRENKFGISHQLALGIYKKAAKLSHIEISGIDCHIGSQLTELAPFLDAADRILSLVDDLKLAGINIKHIDFGGGLGVCYDNEVPPKSSELVNELLKKLTHYPDIEILFEPGRSIVANSGILITKVEYIKHQDDNHFAIVDAGMNDLIRPALYEAWMRILPAEQAEPDQQTYCYNVVGPICESSDFLGKERELAAQQDDLLVICSAGAYGFSMASNYNSHPRPAEVLVDDNKHRLIRQRETFDMLWQGEII; encoded by the coding sequence ATGAATTTTCTAAATTATCAACATGGCAAATTATTTGCTCATGGTCATGCGATAGCTGAGCTTGCAAAACAGTACGGTACGCCTCTTTATGTTTATAGCCAAAGCTATATAGAAAAACAATGGATTGAATTTGATAATGCCTTAAAAGGGCGTAAGCATCTAATTTGTTATGCGATTAAGGCTAACAGTAATTTAGCTATTTTAAATGCACTGGTAAAATTAGGTTCTGGCTTTGATATCGTTTCTCAGGGTGAATTAGAACGAACGTTAAAAGCAGGCGCCGATCCTAAAAAAATCGTTTTTTCAGGCGTCGCTAAATCGATTACTGAGATTAAGCGGGCTTTAGCTGTTGGCATAAAATGTTTTAATGTTGAGTCAGAGGCTGAACTAGATCGTATTCAAGATATCGCAAAGCAATTAAATAAAATTGCACCTATTTCGTTGCGTATTAACCCTGATGTTGATGCCAAGACACATCCCTATATCTCTACAGGATTACGTGAAAATAAATTTGGTATCAGCCATCAACTAGCTCTAGGTATTTATAAAAAAGCAGCAAAATTATCTCATATTGAGATTAGTGGTATTGATTGCCATATTGGTTCGCAACTCACTGAGCTCGCTCCTTTTTTAGATGCAGCCGATCGAATCTTATCTTTAGTCGATGATTTAAAATTAGCTGGAATTAATATTAAGCATATCGATTTCGGTGGTGGACTTGGCGTTTGTTATGATAATGAAGTCCCACCTAAATCGTCAGAGCTTGTGAATGAACTGCTAAAAAAACTCACTCATTATCCTGATATTGAAATATTATTTGAGCCAGGGCGCTCTATTGTAGCTAATTCCGGTATCTTAATTACTAAAGTTGAATATATTAAGCACCAAGATGATAACCATTTTGCCATTGTTGATGCAGGCATGAATGATTTAATCCGCCCCGCCTTATATGAAGCTTGGATGCGTATTTTGCCTGCTGAGCAAGCTGAGCCTGACCAGCAGACTTATTGTTATAATGTGGTTGGTCCTATTTGTGAATCGAGTGATTTTTTAGGTAAAGAGCGAGAGCTCGCGGCGCAACAAGATGATCTATTAGTGATTTGTAGTGCTGGCGCTTACGGTTTTAGTATGGCATCAAATTATAATAGCCACCCAAGGCCAGCTGAAGTATTAGTTGACGATAATAAGCATCGCTTAATTCGCCAACGCGAGACATTTGATATGCTATGGCAAGGTGAAATAATATAG